One part of the Pristis pectinata isolate sPriPec2 chromosome 17, sPriPec2.1.pri, whole genome shotgun sequence genome encodes these proteins:
- the serpind1 gene encoding heparin cofactor 2 isoform X2, which produces MKTNLYKMRLLFFLLGVFLVPLPTFCGIKPLAQHFEPEPTDTPQSLRTNENLHTESIQLQLHEDNTLTQELLLDLEEDDYLDFDKLLAEDDDDYIDEIDEIETSPETDTELPLLDPAAKRAKLLQLFHGKTRIQRLNIVNANFAFGLYKSIRNGVDPLDNILLAPVGISVTLGMVSLGARHETHQQLFHTLGFADFVNASVKYDTMTVHNLFRRLTHRLFRHNFGYTLQGIHGLFVRQDAQILSNFTQNMKTYYFAEPQSVNFSNPALIRKINQRILKLTKGLIKEALRTIDPQTLIMILNSLYLKGTWRTKFPNERTYRGVFWLNEKDSVRVPMMQTKGNFPATVDHKLECDILQLPYVGNISMLIVVPRKFSGMKTVEMQLTSEVVMTWLKSMTNRTIKVMLPRFNLVKQYDLVPYFKALGLWLPFEQTADFTGISSQENLGINLFKHQGSITVNEEGTTAASVTTVGFMPLSSQNEFNVKRPFLFLIYEHRTECLLYMGRVTNPLKQ; this is translated from the exons ATGA AAACAAACCTCTACAAAATGAGGCTCCTGTTCTTCCTGCTGGGTGTATTCCTCGTCCCACTGCCGACATTTTGTGGAATTAAGCCTTTAGCTCAACACTTTGAGCCAGAGCCAACAGATACACCACAAAGCCTGCGAACCAATGAAAATCTCCACACCGAAAGTATCCAACTACAGTTACATGAGGATAATACTTTAACACAAGAGCTTCTCCTAGATCTCGAGGAAGATGACTACCtggattttgataaattattaGCAGAGGATGATGATGATTACATCGATGAAATTGATGAGATAGAAACTTCACCAGAAACAGACACGGAACTTCCACTTTTAGACCCTGCAGCCAAAAGAGCCAAATTACTCCAGTTATTCCATGGCAAGACCAGGATACAACGCTTGAACATTGTCAACGCAAACTTTGCTTTTGGTCTTTACAAAAGCATCAGGAATGGAGTCGATCCGCTTGATAACATATTACTAGCCCCTGTTGGCATCTCAGTCACGCTGGGCATGGTTTCTCTAGGTGCGAGACACGAAACGCATCAGCAGCTATTCCACACCCTTGGCTTTGCAGATTTTGTAAATGCAAGTGTAAAATACGACACGATGACCGTTCATAATCTCTTCCGCAGGCTTACTCATCGCCTCTTTCGCCATAACTTTGGTTACACTCTCCAGGGTATTCATGGTCTATTTGTGCGCCAGGACGCCCAGATTCTGAGCAACTTCACACAAAATATGAAAACCTATTACTTTGCCGAGCCACAGTCAGTCAACTTTTCCAACCCTGCTCTGATTCGTAAAATCAACCAACGCATTCTTAAGCTCACCAAAGGACTGATTAAAGAAGCTCTAAGAACGATTGATCCGCAGACTCTTATCATGATTCTGAACAGCTTGTACTTGAAAG GAACTTGGCGCACCAAATTTCCAAATGAAAGGACGTACAGAGGGGTTTTCTGGTTGAATGAAAAGGATTCCGTCAGAGTGCCTATGATGCAAACCAAGGGAAACTTCCCTGCAACTGTAGACCACAAACTCGAATGTGACATTCTCCAGCTGCCATACGTGGGAAACATCAGTATGTTAATTGTGGTGCCTCGCAAATTCTCTGGCATGAAGACCGTTGAAATGCAGCTGACATCAGAGGTGGTGATGACCTGGTTAAAGAGCATGACCAACAG aacaataaaAGTGATGCTCCCCAGATTCAACCTGGTAAAGCAGTACGACCTGGTACCATACTTCAAGGCTTTAGGATTGTGGCTGCCTTTCGAACAAACGGCAGACTTTACTGGAATATCAAGTCAAGAGAATCTGGGCATTAACCTG ttcaaACACCAAGGATCAATCACAGTGAATGAAGAAGGAACTACAGCGGCATCTGTGACAACAGTAGGCTTTATGCCCCTCTCCTCACAGAATGAGTTTAATGTTAAGAGACCTTTCTTATTCCTTATATATGAGCACCGCACAGAATGCCTGCTGTATATGGGCCGGGTGACAAATCCACTGAAGCAGTGA
- the serpind1 gene encoding heparin cofactor 2 isoform X3, which produces MRLLFFLLGVFLVPLPTFCGIKPLAQHFEPEPTDTPQSLRTNENLHTESIQLQLHEDNTLTQELLLDLEEDDYLDFDKLLAEDDDDYIDEIDEIETSPETDTELPLLDPAAKRAKLLQLFHGKTRIQRLNIVNANFAFGLYKSIRNGVDPLDNILLAPVGISVTLGMVSLGARHETHQQLFHTLGFADFVNASVKYDTMTVHNLFRRLTHRLFRHNFGYTLQGIHGLFVRQDAQILSNFTQNMKTYYFAEPQSVNFSNPALIRKINQRILKLTKGLIKEALRTIDPQTLIMILNSLYLKGTWRTKFPNERTYRGVFWLNEKDSVRVPMMQTKGNFPATVDHKLECDILQLPYVGNISMLIVVPRKFSGMKTVEMQLTSEVVMTWLKSMTNRTIKVMLPRFNLVKQYDLVPYFKALGLWLPFEQTADFTGISSQENLGINLFKHQGSITVNEEGTTAASVTTVGFMPLSSQNEFNVKRPFLFLIYEHRTECLLYMGRVTNPLKQ; this is translated from the exons ATGAGGCTCCTGTTCTTCCTGCTGGGTGTATTCCTCGTCCCACTGCCGACATTTTGTGGAATTAAGCCTTTAGCTCAACACTTTGAGCCAGAGCCAACAGATACACCACAAAGCCTGCGAACCAATGAAAATCTCCACACCGAAAGTATCCAACTACAGTTACATGAGGATAATACTTTAACACAAGAGCTTCTCCTAGATCTCGAGGAAGATGACTACCtggattttgataaattattaGCAGAGGATGATGATGATTACATCGATGAAATTGATGAGATAGAAACTTCACCAGAAACAGACACGGAACTTCCACTTTTAGACCCTGCAGCCAAAAGAGCCAAATTACTCCAGTTATTCCATGGCAAGACCAGGATACAACGCTTGAACATTGTCAACGCAAACTTTGCTTTTGGTCTTTACAAAAGCATCAGGAATGGAGTCGATCCGCTTGATAACATATTACTAGCCCCTGTTGGCATCTCAGTCACGCTGGGCATGGTTTCTCTAGGTGCGAGACACGAAACGCATCAGCAGCTATTCCACACCCTTGGCTTTGCAGATTTTGTAAATGCAAGTGTAAAATACGACACGATGACCGTTCATAATCTCTTCCGCAGGCTTACTCATCGCCTCTTTCGCCATAACTTTGGTTACACTCTCCAGGGTATTCATGGTCTATTTGTGCGCCAGGACGCCCAGATTCTGAGCAACTTCACACAAAATATGAAAACCTATTACTTTGCCGAGCCACAGTCAGTCAACTTTTCCAACCCTGCTCTGATTCGTAAAATCAACCAACGCATTCTTAAGCTCACCAAAGGACTGATTAAAGAAGCTCTAAGAACGATTGATCCGCAGACTCTTATCATGATTCTGAACAGCTTGTACTTGAAAG GAACTTGGCGCACCAAATTTCCAAATGAAAGGACGTACAGAGGGGTTTTCTGGTTGAATGAAAAGGATTCCGTCAGAGTGCCTATGATGCAAACCAAGGGAAACTTCCCTGCAACTGTAGACCACAAACTCGAATGTGACATTCTCCAGCTGCCATACGTGGGAAACATCAGTATGTTAATTGTGGTGCCTCGCAAATTCTCTGGCATGAAGACCGTTGAAATGCAGCTGACATCAGAGGTGGTGATGACCTGGTTAAAGAGCATGACCAACAG aacaataaaAGTGATGCTCCCCAGATTCAACCTGGTAAAGCAGTACGACCTGGTACCATACTTCAAGGCTTTAGGATTGTGGCTGCCTTTCGAACAAACGGCAGACTTTACTGGAATATCAAGTCAAGAGAATCTGGGCATTAACCTG ttcaaACACCAAGGATCAATCACAGTGAATGAAGAAGGAACTACAGCGGCATCTGTGACAACAGTAGGCTTTATGCCCCTCTCCTCACAGAATGAGTTTAATGTTAAGAGACCTTTCTTATTCCTTATATATGAGCACCGCACAGAATGCCTGCTGTATATGGGCCGGGTGACAAATCCACTGAAGCAGTGA
- the serpind1 gene encoding heparin cofactor 2 isoform X1: MHSETNLYKMRLLFFLLGVFLVPLPTFCGIKPLAQHFEPEPTDTPQSLRTNENLHTESIQLQLHEDNTLTQELLLDLEEDDYLDFDKLLAEDDDDYIDEIDEIETSPETDTELPLLDPAAKRAKLLQLFHGKTRIQRLNIVNANFAFGLYKSIRNGVDPLDNILLAPVGISVTLGMVSLGARHETHQQLFHTLGFADFVNASVKYDTMTVHNLFRRLTHRLFRHNFGYTLQGIHGLFVRQDAQILSNFTQNMKTYYFAEPQSVNFSNPALIRKINQRILKLTKGLIKEALRTIDPQTLIMILNSLYLKGTWRTKFPNERTYRGVFWLNEKDSVRVPMMQTKGNFPATVDHKLECDILQLPYVGNISMLIVVPRKFSGMKTVEMQLTSEVVMTWLKSMTNRTIKVMLPRFNLVKQYDLVPYFKALGLWLPFEQTADFTGISSQENLGINLFKHQGSITVNEEGTTAASVTTVGFMPLSSQNEFNVKRPFLFLIYEHRTECLLYMGRVTNPLKQ; this comes from the exons ATGCAttcag AAACAAACCTCTACAAAATGAGGCTCCTGTTCTTCCTGCTGGGTGTATTCCTCGTCCCACTGCCGACATTTTGTGGAATTAAGCCTTTAGCTCAACACTTTGAGCCAGAGCCAACAGATACACCACAAAGCCTGCGAACCAATGAAAATCTCCACACCGAAAGTATCCAACTACAGTTACATGAGGATAATACTTTAACACAAGAGCTTCTCCTAGATCTCGAGGAAGATGACTACCtggattttgataaattattaGCAGAGGATGATGATGATTACATCGATGAAATTGATGAGATAGAAACTTCACCAGAAACAGACACGGAACTTCCACTTTTAGACCCTGCAGCCAAAAGAGCCAAATTACTCCAGTTATTCCATGGCAAGACCAGGATACAACGCTTGAACATTGTCAACGCAAACTTTGCTTTTGGTCTTTACAAAAGCATCAGGAATGGAGTCGATCCGCTTGATAACATATTACTAGCCCCTGTTGGCATCTCAGTCACGCTGGGCATGGTTTCTCTAGGTGCGAGACACGAAACGCATCAGCAGCTATTCCACACCCTTGGCTTTGCAGATTTTGTAAATGCAAGTGTAAAATACGACACGATGACCGTTCATAATCTCTTCCGCAGGCTTACTCATCGCCTCTTTCGCCATAACTTTGGTTACACTCTCCAGGGTATTCATGGTCTATTTGTGCGCCAGGACGCCCAGATTCTGAGCAACTTCACACAAAATATGAAAACCTATTACTTTGCCGAGCCACAGTCAGTCAACTTTTCCAACCCTGCTCTGATTCGTAAAATCAACCAACGCATTCTTAAGCTCACCAAAGGACTGATTAAAGAAGCTCTAAGAACGATTGATCCGCAGACTCTTATCATGATTCTGAACAGCTTGTACTTGAAAG GAACTTGGCGCACCAAATTTCCAAATGAAAGGACGTACAGAGGGGTTTTCTGGTTGAATGAAAAGGATTCCGTCAGAGTGCCTATGATGCAAACCAAGGGAAACTTCCCTGCAACTGTAGACCACAAACTCGAATGTGACATTCTCCAGCTGCCATACGTGGGAAACATCAGTATGTTAATTGTGGTGCCTCGCAAATTCTCTGGCATGAAGACCGTTGAAATGCAGCTGACATCAGAGGTGGTGATGACCTGGTTAAAGAGCATGACCAACAG aacaataaaAGTGATGCTCCCCAGATTCAACCTGGTAAAGCAGTACGACCTGGTACCATACTTCAAGGCTTTAGGATTGTGGCTGCCTTTCGAACAAACGGCAGACTTTACTGGAATATCAAGTCAAGAGAATCTGGGCATTAACCTG ttcaaACACCAAGGATCAATCACAGTGAATGAAGAAGGAACTACAGCGGCATCTGTGACAACAGTAGGCTTTATGCCCCTCTCCTCACAGAATGAGTTTAATGTTAAGAGACCTTTCTTATTCCTTATATATGAGCACCGCACAGAATGCCTGCTGTATATGGGCCGGGTGACAAATCCACTGAAGCAGTGA